The following are encoded together in the Oncorhynchus gorbuscha isolate QuinsamMale2020 ecotype Even-year linkage group LG03, OgorEven_v1.0, whole genome shotgun sequence genome:
- the znf76 gene encoding zinc finger protein 76, with protein sequence MESLGLQAVALSDGSTAYIEQAIKDGNLVEGDTIQLEDGTTAYIQQVTVQQKEPLPFEDGQAVQLEDGTTAYIHHTPKDGYDPSAVEAVQLEDGSTAYIHHPSGLQTGSTILTLQPGGGLEELATDDTVDTDTITTLENYAKMTGSEVEVDETMSSTNGLQDIEPIVQVMGSWGSPKGQQTAEKTFRCDYEGCGRLYTTAHHLKVHERAHTGVRPYRCDVLTCGKAFATGYGLKSHLRTHTGEKPYKCPEDMCFKAFKTSGDLQKHVRTHTGEKPFKCPFEGCGRSFTTSNIRKVHIRTHTGERPYMCPEPSCGRGFASATNYKNHMRIHTGEKPYLCTVPGCGKRFTEYSSLYKHHVVHTHCKPYTCNHCGKTYRQTSTLAMHKRTTHGDFEATEDGEEAVDDQSQASFLEGAEQKEDGSDSQVIIGSQVGLSTEDLQALSTAITMVTQDGTTISLPTHQTDMAAMGHHHITMVTGEGKELQPVAIVTSEGIMTGGLQGSGPHYQQVALLATANGTQIAVQLEEQQTLEEAISMATAAIQQGGLVQDEDT encoded by the exons ATGGAGAGTTTGGGATTGCAAGCTGTTGCCCTCAGTGATGGCTCCACAGCCTACATTGAACAAGCCATCAAAG ATGGCAACCTAGTGGAAGGCGATACTATTCAGTTGGAGGATGGTACTACAGCCTACATTCAGCAGgttactgtacagcagaaag AGCCCCTGCCCTTTGAGGACGGCCAGGCAGTGCAGCTGGAGGACGGGACCACGGCATACATCCACCACACACCCAAAG ACGGGTATGATCCCAGTGCGGTGGAGGCGGTGCAGCTGGAGGATGGCAGCACGGCGTACATCCACCACCCCTCGggcctgcagactggcagcaccaTCCTGACTTTGCAGCCAGGGGGTGGCCTGGAGGAGCTAGCTACAGACGACACCGTGGACACAgacaccatcaccaccctggagaACTACGCCAAG ATGACGGGGTCTGAGGTGGAGGTGGATGAGACCATGAGCAGTACCAATGGACTGCAGGACATAGAGCCTATTGTACAGGTGATGGGGTCGTGGGGTTCCCCTAAGGGTCAGCAGACGGCTGAGAAGACATTCCGCTGTGACTACGAGGGCTGTGGACGTCTCTACACCACAGCACACCACCTcaag GTGCATGAGAGGGCTCACACAGGTGTCCGGCCATACAGGTGTGATGTGTTGACGTGTGGAAAGGCGTTTGCTACAGGTTACGGCCTGAAGAGTCACCTACggacacacactggagagaaaccataCAAGTGTCCTGAAGACATGTGCTTCAAGGCCTTCAAAACCTCCGGAGACCTCCAGAAGCATGTCCGTACACACACAG GTGAGAAGCCGTTTAAGTGTCCGTTTGAAGGTTGTGGTCGTTCCTTCACCACCTCTAACATCAGAAAAGTCcacatcagaacacacacaggagaacgCCCCTACATGTGCCCTGAACCATCCTGTGGACGAGGCTTTGCCAGTGCTACCAACTACAAGAACCAcatgagaatacacacag gggAGAAGCCCTACCTGTGTACAGTCCCTGGTTGTGGGAAGCGATTTACAGAGTACTCCAGCCTGTACAAGCACCATGTGGTTCACACACACTGCAAACCTTACACCTGCAACCACTGTGGCAAAACTTACAGACAGACCTCCACGCTGGCCATGCACAAACGCACCACGCACGGAGACTTTGAGGCCACAGAGGACGgggaag AAGCGGTGGATGACCAATCACAGGCCTCCTTCCTGGAGGGGGCGGAGCAGAAAGAGGATGGGTCGGATTCCCAGGTTATCATTGGTTCTCAG GTGGGTCTGTCGACAGAGGACCTACAGGCACTCAGCACGGCCATCACCATGGTAACGCAGGACGGCACAACCATTTCCCTGCCGACCCACCAGACAGACATGGCCGCCATGggacaccaccacatcaccatgGTTACAGGGGAGGGCAAGGAGTTGCAGCCG GTTGCCATAGTGACATCGGAGGGTATTATGACAGGCGGCTTGCAGGGCTCCGGCCCTCACTACCAGCAGGTCGCACTGCTGGCCACGGCTAACGGCACCCAGATTGCTGTTCAG ctggagGAGCAGCAGACGTTGGAGGAGGCCATCAGCATGGCGACAGCTGCCATCCAGCAGGGAGGGCTGGTTCAGGACGAGGACACATGA